The following are encoded together in the Actinoplanes sp. N902-109 genome:
- a CDS encoding response regulator transcription factor — protein sequence MIRVFLLDDHEVVRRGLADLLTGTGDIEVVGESGLAVEAAHRIPALRPDVAILDARLPDGNGIDVCRDVRAIDSTIKGLILTSYEDDEALFAAIMAGAAGYVLKQIRGNDLVDAVRRVAAGQSLLDPAVTQRVLERIRHGVEQPRELAALTDQERRILELIAQGLTNREIAGRMFLAEKTVKNYVSSLLTKLGLERRTQAAVLATRLLGDHPAR from the coding sequence ATGATTCGAGTATTCCTGCTCGACGACCACGAGGTGGTCCGCCGCGGCCTGGCCGACCTGCTGACCGGCACCGGCGACATCGAGGTGGTGGGGGAGTCCGGCCTGGCGGTCGAGGCGGCGCACCGGATCCCCGCGCTGCGCCCCGACGTGGCGATCCTGGACGCCCGGCTGCCCGATGGCAACGGCATCGACGTCTGCCGCGACGTGCGCGCGATCGACTCGACGATCAAGGGCCTGATCCTCACCTCCTACGAGGACGACGAGGCGCTGTTCGCCGCGATCATGGCCGGTGCCGCCGGGTACGTGCTCAAGCAGATCCGCGGCAACGACCTGGTCGACGCGGTGCGCCGGGTGGCGGCCGGGCAGTCGCTGCTGGACCCGGCGGTCACCCAGCGGGTGCTGGAGCGCATCCGGCACGGTGTCGAGCAGCCGCGCGAGCTGGCCGCGCTCACCGATCAGGAGCGGCGCATCCTGGAGCTCATCGCGCAGGGGCTGACCAACCGCGAGATCGCCGGGCGGATGTTCCTCGCCGAGAAGACGGTGAAGAACTACGTGTCCAGCCTGCTCACGAAGCTGGGCCTGGAGCGGCGCACCCAGGCGGCGGTGCTGGCCACCCGGCTGCTGGGCGATCACCCGGCACGCTGA
- a CDS encoding universal stress protein has protein sequence MTTRAIIVGADGTDSSNAAVDWAAGEARRRDLPLRIVHAFDWEWREARFDLHSEYIDIARKIADAIAGAAEDRARKVAPDLAISTDALVGHAAPRLLEVSRDAAMLVVGSHGRGGFTGLLLGSVSQRVATHAPCPMVVVRGRDDVADGPVVAGVDDSPMAGTVLAEAFATAARTGCPLTVVRAYLPVIPLWLADVAPASVDTPDQDAEERAQLDRQLAPWRTRYPDVPLTTEVTHRSAAAALTEASRQARLVVVGSRGHGVVAGSLLGSAGLQLLHHAGCPVMVVRPGAV, from the coding sequence ATGACGACGAGAGCCATCATCGTCGGCGCCGACGGCACCGACAGCAGCAACGCCGCGGTGGACTGGGCGGCCGGCGAGGCCCGCCGGCGTGACCTGCCGCTCCGGATCGTGCACGCCTTCGACTGGGAGTGGCGCGAGGCACGCTTCGACTTGCACAGCGAGTACATCGACATCGCCCGGAAGATCGCCGACGCCATCGCCGGGGCCGCCGAGGACCGGGCCCGCAAGGTCGCCCCGGACCTCGCGATCAGCACCGACGCCCTGGTCGGGCATGCCGCGCCGCGGCTGCTGGAGGTGTCCCGCGACGCCGCGATGCTGGTGGTGGGCAGCCACGGCCGGGGCGGGTTCACGGGGCTGCTGCTGGGCTCGGTCAGCCAGCGGGTCGCCACGCACGCCCCGTGCCCGATGGTCGTGGTACGCGGACGGGACGACGTCGCGGACGGGCCGGTCGTGGCCGGGGTGGACGACTCCCCCATGGCCGGCACCGTGCTGGCCGAGGCGTTCGCCACCGCGGCCCGCACGGGTTGCCCGCTCACCGTCGTACGGGCCTATCTGCCGGTGATCCCGCTCTGGCTGGCGGACGTGGCACCGGCATCGGTGGACACCCCCGACCAGGACGCCGAGGAGCGGGCGCAACTCGACCGTCAGCTCGCCCCCTGGCGTACGAGATATCCGGACGTGCCGCTCACGACCGAGGTGACGCACCGCAGCGCCGCCGCCGCGCTGACCGAGGCGTCGCGGCAGGCCCGTCTGGTGGTCGTCGGCAGCCGGGGGCACGGCGTGGTCGCGGGTTCCCTGCTCGGCTCGGCCGGGCTGCAACTGCTGCACCACGCCGGCTGCCCGGTCATGGTCGTCCGGCCGGGAGCGGTGTGA
- the pflA gene encoding pyruvate formate-lyase-activating protein, with the protein MTTAPARAEALGAVHSFDVSTGVDGPGTRFVAFLAGCPLRCRYCHSPDTWYRRSGTPTSADDLLGAIRRYERFLKVAGGGVTISGGEPLQQPDFTRAVLRGCRRMRLHTALDTSGFLGARADDELLDATDLVLLDIKAGHPGRYREVTRTGRLAPTVRFAHRLAARGTPIWVRFVLVPGLTDDPAEVDAVAAIAADVPTVERVEVLPFHRLAVPKYAALGLPYPLAGTPAPTPEVVERVREQFRSRGLVVC; encoded by the coding sequence GTGACAACCGCGCCGGCCCGGGCCGAGGCCCTGGGTGCCGTCCACTCCTTCGACGTGTCGACCGGGGTGGACGGCCCCGGCACCCGGTTCGTGGCGTTCCTGGCCGGGTGCCCGTTGCGCTGCCGGTACTGCCACAGCCCGGACACCTGGTACCGGCGCAGCGGCACGCCCACCAGTGCCGACGACCTGCTCGGCGCGATCCGCCGCTACGAGCGCTTCCTCAAGGTCGCCGGTGGCGGGGTCACGATCAGCGGCGGGGAACCGCTGCAGCAGCCCGATTTCACCCGGGCGGTGCTGCGGGGCTGCCGGCGGATGCGGCTGCACACCGCCCTGGACACCAGCGGCTTCCTCGGCGCCCGCGCCGACGACGAGCTGCTCGACGCCACGGACCTGGTGCTGCTCGACATCAAGGCCGGCCACCCGGGCCGCTACCGCGAGGTCACCCGTACCGGGCGGCTGGCGCCCACCGTGCGCTTCGCCCACCGGCTGGCCGCGCGCGGCACCCCGATCTGGGTGCGCTTCGTGCTCGTGCCCGGCCTCACCGACGACCCGGCCGAGGTCGACGCCGTGGCCGCCATCGCCGCGGACGTGCCCACCGTCGAGCGGGTCGAGGTACTCCCGTTCCACCGCCTGGCCGTGCCCAAGTACGCCGCGCTGGGGCTGCCCTATCCGCTGGCGGGCACCCCGGCACCCACCCCGGAGGTCGTCGAACGGGTACGCGAGCAGTTCCGCTCCCGGGGGCTGGTCGTCTGTTGA
- a CDS encoding GNAT family N-acetyltransferase, protein MCVDALASDGGIVTIRPVRPADRPALAGLYASATPESLRLRFFALPSPATLDAEVARLCEPETDDHVAMLATEGTALVGVASCERTVPEERAAEFSVFVADAHRGRGIGTLLLEHLAARVRRHGVDELVGEVLPDNRAMLKVARDLSRHAWSHFDSGIMDVGLPVDDAEAAEQAVDVRDRTAERASLRALLAPASVAVAGAGHRPGGVGHETVRGLREYGFTGALYAVNRSGTAVAGVPAWRSVRDLPAPVDLLVVAVPADQVAGVLTDAAHVGVRAAVVLSAGFGEAGAEGRRRQCELVRIARAHGIRLVGPNCLGVINTDPGVRLDAGFAPHVPPAGGLAVAAQSGAVGIALLEADAGISSFVSLGNKADVSGNDLIAYWYDDPATQAVALYLESFGNPRKFARTVRALGRRKPVLALKSGRSDAGQRAGASHTAAASAPSATVDALFAQAGVVRPEGLTELIDAARMLTGQPLPAGRRLAIVGNAGGLNVLAADAAEAGGLTVPILTGRDNPLDLGAGAGPAAFAAAAAAVADSGTADMLLLIVIGTRANDPAGLMAALDDVVDGHPALTVAAVLIGADAGITRLGRRGAPVYDAPERAARALAHAATYAEWRRQPLGRRPGLADVDTTRVRELVGRALDDGGGWQSYQGTAAILRAYGIPVLPAEAAATGTAAVAAAKRLGYPVVLKSADTTLVHKSDSGGVRAGLTGPAKVRDAFGPVAAAGHSAAGVLVQHQVSAPVELLAGIVHDRLFGSVVLLGPGGVQTDLLGDHTLRLVPMTDLDAGRMWRDLRAAPLLTGYRGAPPVDTAALEDLLLRLGRLAEDFPEIAELDLNPVLAGPGGVVAVDAKLRLAPTGTEPDPVLRILRPATT, encoded by the coding sequence ATGTGCGTCGATGCCCTGGCCTCCGACGGCGGGATCGTCACCATCCGGCCGGTACGACCGGCCGACCGGCCCGCGCTCGCCGGGTTGTACGCCTCGGCCACACCCGAGAGCCTGCGGCTGCGGTTCTTCGCGCTGCCCAGCCCGGCCACGCTGGACGCCGAGGTGGCCCGGCTGTGCGAGCCGGAGACCGACGACCACGTGGCGATGCTGGCGACCGAGGGTACCGCCCTGGTGGGCGTGGCCTCCTGCGAGCGGACCGTGCCGGAGGAACGCGCCGCCGAGTTCTCGGTGTTCGTGGCGGATGCCCACCGCGGGCGCGGCATCGGCACCCTGCTGCTGGAGCACCTGGCCGCCCGGGTGCGCCGGCACGGCGTCGACGAACTGGTCGGCGAGGTGCTGCCGGACAACCGGGCGATGCTGAAGGTGGCCCGGGACCTGAGCCGGCATGCCTGGTCGCACTTCGACAGCGGCATCATGGACGTCGGCCTGCCGGTCGATGACGCCGAGGCGGCCGAGCAGGCGGTCGACGTCCGCGACCGGACCGCTGAACGGGCGTCGCTGCGCGCACTGCTGGCGCCCGCCTCGGTGGCGGTCGCGGGCGCCGGGCACCGGCCCGGCGGGGTCGGCCACGAGACGGTGCGCGGGCTGCGCGAGTACGGCTTCACCGGTGCCCTGTACGCGGTCAACCGCAGCGGGACGGCGGTGGCCGGGGTCCCGGCCTGGCGTTCGGTGCGTGACCTGCCCGCCCCGGTGGACCTGCTGGTCGTCGCGGTGCCCGCCGACCAGGTCGCCGGGGTGCTGACCGACGCCGCGCACGTGGGGGTGCGCGCGGCGGTCGTGCTCAGCGCCGGGTTCGGCGAGGCCGGCGCCGAGGGCCGCCGCCGCCAGTGCGAGCTGGTGCGGATCGCCCGCGCGCACGGCATCCGGCTGGTCGGGCCGAACTGCCTCGGCGTCATCAACACCGATCCGGGGGTACGACTGGACGCCGGCTTCGCCCCGCACGTCCCGCCGGCCGGTGGGCTGGCCGTGGCCGCGCAGTCGGGCGCCGTCGGCATCGCCCTGCTCGAGGCCGACGCGGGCATCTCGTCGTTCGTGTCGCTGGGCAACAAGGCAGACGTCAGCGGCAACGACCTGATCGCCTACTGGTACGACGACCCGGCCACCCAGGCGGTCGCGCTGTACCTGGAGTCCTTCGGCAACCCGCGCAAGTTCGCCCGCACCGTACGGGCGCTGGGCCGGCGCAAACCGGTGCTCGCCCTCAAGAGCGGGCGCTCGGACGCCGGGCAGCGCGCCGGCGCCTCGCACACCGCCGCGGCCTCGGCCCCGTCGGCCACGGTGGACGCCCTGTTCGCCCAGGCCGGCGTCGTACGCCCGGAAGGGCTGACCGAGCTCATCGACGCCGCGCGGATGCTCACCGGCCAGCCGCTGCCCGCCGGGCGCCGGCTCGCCATCGTCGGCAACGCCGGTGGCCTCAACGTGCTGGCCGCCGACGCGGCCGAGGCCGGCGGTCTGACCGTGCCGATCCTGACCGGCCGGGACAACCCGCTGGACCTGGGAGCCGGTGCCGGACCGGCGGCGTTCGCGGCGGCTGCGGCGGCCGTTGCCGACAGCGGGACGGCCGACATGCTGCTGCTGATCGTCATCGGCACCCGCGCCAACGACCCGGCCGGGCTGATGGCCGCGCTGGACGACGTGGTGGACGGGCATCCGGCGCTGACCGTCGCCGCGGTCCTGATCGGCGCCGACGCGGGGATCACCCGGCTGGGCAGGCGCGGCGCTCCGGTGTACGACGCACCGGAGCGGGCCGCCCGGGCGCTCGCCCACGCCGCCACCTACGCCGAGTGGCGCCGCCAGCCGCTGGGCCGGCGCCCCGGGCTGGCCGACGTCGACACCACGCGGGTGCGGGAGCTGGTCGGCCGGGCATTGGACGACGGCGGGGGCTGGCAGTCGTACCAGGGGACGGCGGCGATCCTGCGGGCGTACGGGATCCCGGTCCTGCCCGCCGAGGCCGCCGCCACCGGCACCGCCGCCGTGGCCGCCGCGAAGCGGCTGGGCTATCCCGTCGTGCTCAAGTCCGCGGACACCACGCTGGTGCACAAGAGCGACAGCGGTGGCGTGCGTGCCGGGCTGACCGGTCCTGCCAAGGTCCGCGACGCCTTCGGCCCGGTCGCCGCAGCCGGGCACAGCGCCGCCGGGGTGCTGGTGCAGCACCAGGTCAGCGCGCCGGTCGAGCTGCTCGCCGGGATCGTGCACGACCGGCTGTTCGGCTCGGTGGTGCTGCTCGGCCCGGGCGGCGTGCAGACCGACCTGCTGGGCGACCACACCCTGCGCCTGGTGCCGATGACCGACCTCGACGCCGGCCGGATGTGGCGGGACCTGCGGGCCGCGCCGCTGCTCACCGGCTATCGCGGCGCGCCGCCGGTGGACACCGCGGCGCTGGAGGACCTGCTGCTGCGGCTCGGCCGGCTCGCCGAGGACTTCCCGGAGATCGCCGAGCTGGATCTCAACCCCGTTCTCGCCGGGCCGGGCGGGGTTGTGGCCGTCGACGCCAAGCTGCGGCTGGCCCCGACCGGCACCGAACCGGACCCCGTGCTGCGGATCCTGCGCCCGGCGACCACCTGA
- a CDS encoding HAF repeat-containing protein, with protein MIQHPSGIVSAVAAALLLAPVPGALAVPATPALVDLGPGTVEAVNTAGDIAGYSGSSLVLWRHGTYERIDLGVGGTWGPVGLNEHADVVGHLSDGPAFRWHDGVLTPLAHPTGDPAWAAAINDSGLVAGFRGAPDDLAPDRPFVWRDGVFTDVGPWHGLTAGEAVDVNDRGQVLINMYDAGRSAEHALLWDRGRLTDLGNLGSEHTTGTALNDHGAVIGMGIDATGAYHPFQWQHGRMTDLWPAAAQSEAVANAINTAGDVVGYVIGAAGVQPVRWRHGVAGFLMPDRYGVATAVNDRGDVAGITFDPTRPDIVRVPFRWRHGRVTGYDVLEPALAGNWVSGIDGRGRVIGTSVVRGGMDHVVVWTAGQPAS; from the coding sequence ATGATCCAGCATCCCTCCGGCATCGTGTCCGCGGTGGCCGCAGCGCTGCTGCTCGCCCCGGTGCCCGGCGCGCTTGCCGTACCCGCCACACCGGCGCTGGTGGATCTCGGCCCCGGCACCGTCGAGGCGGTCAACACGGCCGGCGACATCGCCGGGTACAGCGGTTCGAGTCTGGTGCTGTGGCGTCACGGCACGTACGAGCGCATCGACCTGGGCGTCGGCGGCACATGGGGGCCGGTCGGGCTCAACGAGCATGCCGACGTCGTGGGGCACCTGAGTGACGGTCCGGCGTTCCGGTGGCACGACGGCGTGCTGACCCCGCTGGCGCACCCGACCGGGGATCCCGCGTGGGCCGCCGCGATCAACGACAGCGGCCTGGTGGCCGGCTTCCGAGGCGCTCCCGACGACCTGGCACCCGACCGGCCGTTCGTGTGGCGGGACGGGGTCTTCACGGATGTCGGCCCGTGGCACGGGTTGACGGCCGGTGAGGCCGTCGACGTCAACGACCGCGGTCAAGTACTGATCAACATGTACGACGCGGGCCGCTCGGCGGAACATGCCCTGCTGTGGGACCGCGGCCGGCTCACCGACCTGGGTAACCTCGGGAGTGAGCACACCACCGGAACGGCGCTCAACGACCACGGGGCGGTCATCGGCATGGGCATCGATGCCACCGGCGCGTATCACCCCTTCCAGTGGCAGCACGGCCGGATGACCGACCTGTGGCCCGCCGCCGCACAGTCCGAGGCCGTGGCGAACGCCATCAACACGGCCGGCGACGTGGTCGGGTACGTGATCGGCGCCGCAGGTGTCCAGCCCGTCCGCTGGCGGCACGGGGTGGCGGGCTTCCTCATGCCGGACCGCTACGGCGTTGCGACGGCCGTCAACGACCGGGGGGACGTCGCCGGGATCACCTTCGACCCCACCCGGCCGGACATCGTCCGCGTCCCGTTCCGGTGGCGGCACGGGCGCGTGACCGGCTACGACGTCCTCGAACCGGCGCTGGCCGGCAACTGGGTGTCCGGCATCGACGGCAGGGGCCGGGTGATCGGCACCTCCGTCGTGCGGGGCGGCATGGACCACGTGGTGGTGTGGACGGCGGGCCAACCGGCGTCGTGA
- a CDS encoding universal stress protein, which produces MSHLDSHRLQRDPPRAGGTAAATRYSDMINRYLAIGHYRSEEAVRPAPRVPPVAVGTVLAAVDDSPVSCTAVDHAAIEAQLHGWYLRLVHVHRGGSPVAREEGARLLERLTDRVHAGAPSVAVTSRLIAGAAAPLLLTNARDTNLVVVGHRHATASCAFGRTVGDRVAAYHSGVVMVVRMPGWPPGPEFGARPIVVGVDAAGTRTRAVDFALREAAFRGCDLVMAHAGRNATPAERAERNGEVLVHHRVVAADPVTALLEFSGRAAAVVVGRQAPGAPPGRLLGSVSRAMVQRARCPVFLAG; this is translated from the coding sequence ATGAGTCATCTCGACAGTCACCGCTTGCAGCGGGACCCACCCCGGGCTGGGGGCACGGCAGCGGCGACCCGCTACAGCGACATGATCAACCGCTATCTCGCCATCGGGCACTATCGCTCCGAGGAAGCCGTCCGGCCGGCGCCCCGGGTGCCGCCGGTGGCGGTCGGGACGGTGCTGGCCGCTGTCGACGACAGCCCGGTCAGTTGCACCGCCGTGGATCACGCCGCGATCGAGGCGCAGTTGCACGGCTGGTACCTACGGCTCGTGCATGTGCACCGGGGTGGCAGTCCGGTGGCCCGGGAGGAGGGCGCCCGCCTGCTGGAGCGGCTCACCGACCGGGTGCACGCGGGTGCACCGTCGGTCGCGGTGACCAGCCGGCTCATCGCGGGTGCGGCAGCGCCGCTGCTGCTGACCAACGCCCGGGACACCAACCTGGTCGTCGTCGGGCACCGGCATGCCACGGCGAGCTGTGCGTTCGGCCGCACCGTCGGCGACCGGGTGGCGGCGTATCACAGCGGCGTCGTCATGGTGGTACGGATGCCGGGCTGGCCACCCGGGCCGGAATTCGGTGCGCGCCCGATCGTGGTGGGTGTGGACGCTGCGGGCACCCGTACGCGGGCGGTGGACTTCGCTCTGCGGGAAGCCGCGTTCCGCGGATGTGACCTGGTGATGGCGCACGCGGGGCGGAATGCCACGCCGGCCGAGCGGGCGGAGAGGAACGGCGAGGTGCTGGTGCACCACCGGGTGGTCGCTGCGGATCCGGTGACCGCCCTGCTGGAGTTCTCCGGCCGGGCCGCCGCCGTCGTGGTCGGACGGCAGGCCCCGGGGGCCCCGCCGGGCCGTCTGCTCGGCTCGGTCAGCCGTGCCATGGTCCAGCGCGCCCGGTGCCCGGTGTTCCTGGCGGGTTGA
- a CDS encoding Hsp20/alpha crystallin family protein, with protein MAGLLPRLFGDMTDWFEVDFPRALPAIRFEDKLSDEEYVLRAEVPGVEPDKDLRITTLDGVLTITAERREEEKGLKRSEFRYGALHRSVRLPANADEAGITATYRKGILEVTVPLTAPQPAGRKIEIAAG; from the coding sequence ATGGCTGGGTTGCTGCCGAGGTTGTTCGGCGACATGACCGACTGGTTCGAGGTGGATTTCCCCCGGGCCCTGCCGGCCATCCGCTTCGAGGACAAGCTCAGTGACGAGGAGTACGTGCTGCGCGCGGAGGTGCCCGGTGTGGAGCCGGACAAGGACCTGCGGATCACCACGCTCGACGGCGTGCTGACCATCACGGCCGAGCGCCGCGAGGAGGAGAAGGGGCTCAAGCGCAGCGAGTTCCGCTACGGCGCCCTGCACCGTTCGGTGCGCCTGCCGGCCAATGCCGACGAGGCGGGCATCACCGCGACGTACCGGAAGGGAATTCTGGAGGTGACGGTCCCGCTGACCGCGCCGCAACCGGCCGGTCGCAAGATCGAGATCGCCGCGGGCTGA
- a CDS encoding universal stress protein, translated as MTAKKIIVGYDGSAAARAAAGWALDEAARTGALVEFFYAFEWPSRAPAGTKIPAPAEWPGGEIDRTVHGLMSDVVSAAAHSHPAVRTDMSIVHAAAALTLVDRSAEASAVVLGSHGHSAVGNLLGSVSVAVSAHAHCPVVIVRGQIDPGAPVVAGVDDHAAALPALAFAFEQAQSRGVALQVIRAATPPSGLLQVPPPITADALAAEQRALDELLSSWGEKFPGVAVTARVLLDHPAHALTVAGRDAQLLVVGTRGRGALRGTLLGSVSQHLLHHASGPVAVVRELSRP; from the coding sequence ATGACCGCCAAGAAGATCATCGTCGGGTACGACGGATCGGCCGCCGCCCGGGCCGCCGCGGGGTGGGCGCTCGACGAGGCTGCGCGCACCGGCGCGCTGGTCGAGTTCTTCTACGCCTTCGAGTGGCCGTCGCGGGCCCCGGCCGGCACGAAGATCCCGGCCCCGGCGGAGTGGCCGGGCGGCGAGATCGACCGGACTGTCCACGGCCTTATGTCCGATGTGGTCAGTGCCGCGGCCCACAGTCATCCGGCCGTGCGCACCGACATGTCGATTGTGCACGCCGCCGCGGCGCTCACCCTGGTCGACCGGTCGGCCGAGGCGTCAGCTGTCGTGCTCGGCAGCCACGGGCACTCCGCGGTCGGCAACCTGCTCGGCTCGGTCAGCGTGGCGGTCAGTGCCCACGCGCACTGCCCGGTCGTCATCGTGCGCGGGCAGATCGACCCGGGCGCCCCGGTGGTGGCCGGTGTCGACGACCACGCGGCCGCGCTGCCCGCGCTGGCGTTCGCCTTCGAGCAGGCGCAGTCCCGCGGCGTCGCGCTGCAGGTGATCCGGGCGGCCACCCCGCCCAGCGGCCTGCTGCAGGTGCCACCGCCGATCACCGCCGACGCACTGGCCGCCGAACAGCGCGCGCTCGACGAGTTGCTGAGCAGCTGGGGCGAGAAGTTCCCGGGCGTGGCGGTGACGGCCCGGGTGCTGCTGGACCACCCGGCGCATGCGCTGACCGTGGCCGGGCGGGACGCTCAGCTGCTCGTGGTGGGCACCCGCGGGCGCGGTGCGTTGCGGGGGACGCTGCTCGGCTCGGTCAGCCAGCACCTGCTGCACCACGCGAGCGGGCCGGTTGCCGTGGTGCGGGAGCTGTCCCGACCGTAG
- a CDS encoding nitroreductase/quinone reductase family protein, with translation MTTRPGGVRRWMYRGGRPNRLARALNTLSAAQFARGVLAPERAVTLEVRGRTTGRPVALPLVVADVSGEHYLVSMLGEANWVRNVRAAGGIATLRHGRSRRVRLLEVPPGERAAVLRRYLALAPGARPHFPIGPDAPLADFAAIADHYPVFRITDAGPA, from the coding sequence GTGACCACCCGTCCCGGCGGGGTGCGACGCTGGATGTACCGCGGCGGCCGGCCCAACCGCCTCGCCCGCGCCCTGAACACCCTGTCGGCGGCCCAGTTCGCCCGTGGCGTGCTCGCCCCCGAACGGGCGGTCACCCTCGAGGTCCGCGGGCGCACCACCGGCCGCCCGGTGGCACTGCCGCTGGTGGTCGCCGACGTGTCCGGCGAGCATTACCTCGTCTCCATGCTCGGCGAGGCCAACTGGGTCCGCAACGTCCGCGCGGCCGGCGGCATCGCCACCCTGCGGCACGGCCGCTCCCGCCGGGTCCGCCTGCTGGAGGTGCCACCCGGCGAACGCGCCGCCGTGCTGCGCCGCTACCTCGCCCTGGCCCCGGGCGCCCGCCCGCACTTCCCGATCGGCCCGGACGCCCCGCTCGCCGACTTCGCCGCGATCGCCGACCACTACCCGGTCTTCCGCATCACCGATGCCGGCCCCGCCTGA
- a CDS encoding GAF domain-containing protein, protein MAANVPDRDWTDPPSLGLSPLSRVRLDELLQEMLDRVGDVVASRERLRSLLDAVVGIGADLDLRSTLQRIVAAACALADARYGALGVIGDDRSELADFITHGIDAPTHARIGDLPRGQGVLGVLITDPEPVRLPDITRHPGSYGFPPGHPPMHSFLGVPVRTRDQIFGNLYLAEKQGAAEFSDDDEEIVVALAAAAGVAIDNARLYAVVQRRERWLAATAEITSVLLGTVRRTEALGLIARRAREVSGAELVMVLLHDEENARFVIEVADGADAGYGRLTGKLLPVDEATAAEIGREKYRRVDDLRAAADWPGPVPAGPAMAVPLTAAETLHGVLIIARPADQSPGDEDAAQLATFAGQAALALERARAQEERQQLVVLEDRERIARDLHDVVIQRLFATGMHLQSMVRQVTKPEVAERINAAVDDLDATIRDIRRSIFELRAPAGPSLRAELIEAVQAAAEALGFQPVLDLAGPVDSALPDRVEPELMAVLREALSNIVRHARAASVRISLRAADGEAVLRVEDDGVGLDPACARGGLVNMGERAHDLGGTFQAGPGPGGAGTVLTWRIPLDR, encoded by the coding sequence ATGGCCGCGAACGTCCCTGACCGGGACTGGACGGATCCGCCATCACTGGGACTCAGCCCACTGTCCCGGGTACGCCTCGACGAGCTGCTGCAGGAGATGCTGGACCGGGTCGGCGACGTGGTGGCCAGCCGGGAACGCCTGCGCTCGCTGCTGGACGCCGTCGTGGGCATCGGCGCGGATCTCGACCTGCGCAGCACCCTGCAGCGCATCGTGGCAGCCGCCTGCGCGCTGGCCGACGCCCGGTACGGCGCACTCGGCGTGATCGGCGACGACCGCAGCGAACTGGCCGACTTCATCACCCACGGCATCGACGCGCCGACCCACGCCCGCATCGGTGACCTGCCGCGCGGGCAGGGCGTACTCGGCGTGCTGATCACCGACCCCGAACCGGTGCGACTGCCCGACATCACCAGACACCCCGGCTCGTACGGCTTCCCGCCCGGCCACCCACCGATGCACAGCTTCCTCGGCGTGCCGGTGCGCACCCGCGACCAGATCTTCGGCAACCTGTACCTGGCCGAGAAGCAGGGCGCGGCGGAGTTCAGCGACGACGACGAGGAGATCGTGGTGGCGCTGGCCGCCGCCGCCGGGGTGGCGATCGACAACGCCCGGCTGTACGCGGTGGTGCAACGGCGGGAACGCTGGCTCGCCGCCACCGCGGAGATCACCAGTGTGCTGCTCGGAACGGTGCGCCGTACCGAGGCACTGGGGTTGATCGCCCGCCGGGCCCGCGAGGTCAGCGGGGCCGAACTGGTCATGGTGCTGCTCCACGACGAGGAGAACGCGCGCTTCGTCATCGAGGTGGCCGACGGTGCGGACGCCGGGTACGGCAGGCTCACCGGCAAGCTGCTGCCGGTGGACGAGGCCACCGCGGCGGAGATCGGCCGCGAGAAGTACCGCCGGGTCGACGACCTGCGCGCCGCCGCCGACTGGCCGGGCCCGGTGCCCGCCGGCCCGGCGATGGCCGTCCCGCTGACCGCGGCCGAGACGCTGCACGGCGTGCTGATCATCGCGCGGCCCGCCGACCAGTCACCCGGCGACGAGGACGCCGCCCAGCTGGCCACGTTCGCCGGGCAGGCGGCGCTGGCCCTGGAACGGGCCCGGGCCCAGGAGGAACGCCAGCAGCTGGTGGTGCTGGAGGACCGCGAACGCATCGCCCGCGACCTGCACGACGTGGTGATCCAGCGGCTGTTCGCCACCGGCATGCACCTGCAGAGCATGGTGCGCCAGGTGACGAAGCCGGAGGTGGCCGAACGGATCAACGCCGCGGTCGACGATCTGGACGCCACGATCCGCGACATCCGCCGGTCCATCTTCGAGCTGCGCGCCCCGGCCGGCCCGTCGCTGCGCGCGGAGCTGATCGAAGCGGTGCAGGCGGCGGCCGAGGCGCTGGGGTTCCAGCCGGTCCTCGACCTCGCCGGGCCGGTGGACAGCGCGCTTCCCGACAGGGTCGAACCGGAGCTCATGGCGGTGCTGCGGGAGGCGCTGTCCAACATCGTCCGGCACGCGCGAGCGGCTTCCGTACGGATCTCGCTGCGGGCCGCCGACGGCGAAGCGGTGCTGCGCGTCGAGGACGACGGCGTCGGTCTCGACCCGGCCTGCGCCCGCGGCGGGCTGGTCAACATGGGCGAGCGGGCCCACGACCTCGGCGGCACGTTCCAGGCCGGTCCCGGACCGGGCGGCGCCGGCACGGTGCTGACCTGGCGGATCCCGCTCGACCGGTGA